In Cryptomeria japonica chromosome 5, Sugi_1.0, whole genome shotgun sequence, the genomic window TAAAGAGAAAGATTGTTTGACAATATCCATAGTTCTgattttgtttgttttgattgGGATTGGAGCGCAAACATTCATAGTTCTGATTATGTTTGTTCCATCTTTGTGATTGATACCTACGAAGAAGTATCTAGAGGATATTAATGCACATGTAATAGAGACAATTCATCTTAAGTTGTAGTGACCAAAGTATCTACAGTCCTACAAATGAAGAGGACAACCATTGAGTAAAGGCTAATGACCAATCATAATAAAGTTCTAATCATAGTGTTTAAAGAAAATAAAACACAATTAAAAATCATTGATcataaaattatgaaaatgaaaatcTATAATTAATTTTACCTGTTCATCTGAGGTAGGCCCTGCACTCTCCAACAATTCCCTTTCCCATAACTGAATTTGTACAATTATTTCTTGTCTGAGTGGAAAATTTTCTGGAGTATCTGGCAGGAGCCTTAGTATTCTTGATTGTGAATCTATGAGACTCCTCAAGGAAACTTGTCTGGTTGTCGGTGGGAGAATTCTAACTGAACCCACATCAGGAACATTAGTGTTTGTTGGAGTAATCCTTGAAATATCCTATGAGGCACAAATATAAATATTAGGATGGTATAATAGGTGACAATAATGTAATCAAACCCACACAAACATATGATTGAATCTTACCTCTAGCATAACATTAGATGAATTGGAGGGCACAACTGGATCCTTCATGCCAACAAGATTCATGCTCGATGGAGTTACTTTTGAGATGGCCTGCATTCCACAAACACAAATTAGCATAATATAATAAGGAACATACGATAATTTAGCATATAAAAGACAAATTTCAAGCTTACCTCATGCACCATCATAGTAATTTATTGCCCTTGTCCATTTTTTAACATATCAATCGAAGCATTTAAGGTCGGAGGATCCCCCATACCAGAATTGGTAGCATCCATGGCCACATTcttaaaaaaacacaaaataacataaaaataagaaaatattgattaGAGAACATATTGCGTATAACACCCATGGCCACTAGCAAAAGTTTTGTATActctaaaaaatttaaaaatatagaaaaaaacaaTCATAATTACAGTCATAATCCATGGCAGAATGCTATGAGATCATATATGTAGATTTTGGGTGCTCTTCTATCCTTATCCATATTAAACGATCATAGAAAAACATAAATAGACCATATAAACAAAAGATATATGTAAAATATGGTCTACCAAGAAGGATTCTACCTTAAAGCCTTGAAAATCATAAACCGCCCAATGGTTTGTTCAAGGAACTTCTAAAGAGAACAAAGAACAATGGTAATTACCTTCAAAAGATCCATGTCAAACATTGTCACCCTACAAGCATtctgaattgaaattttgaaaaacaaacaCACCTAACCAATGCTTTGAAATGTAAAAGCTAAGGTCTTAGATTTAAAATGTATAGCTCCCCTGTTTACAAAGCAATATACACATTATGGAGGCATAAGTGCAGGACAAAGCTACAGTAGTCACAACCTTTGAATAATAAAAGTTAATGTGCATGGTAGTCATAGCTAGATATGAAAGAGGCAGAAATAATACAGCCTTATGAAGCATTAAAAAAAATCTTGTAAGAAAAGGCACCATCCCTCCTCCTGAACAAATGAATGGTAACAAAAGAAAGCAAACTTTCAGAGTAGGGATAAGTGGAAAATAGTGATGTTGCAGCCATAAGGAAATATGACAGTCATAAAACCATAGTGGTTCCTATTAATAGCAATGTCAATTTAATGCTGAAAATTTTTCAATATTAAAGTACAAGTAATTGTGACTTTTTGATCATGAATACTTGATAATTGAATTAAATGTAATCCTTAgactaaaaattaaaaaaccatGTGATATTACATCAATGTATCAATAAAAGATGATTTAATGTACAATTATAAGTCTAACATTTTTGGGGTCACTTTGAACACCTCAACAAAAAGCATGACTTTTTCAACACGCCGTGTTGTAGTTGGTTATCACGTCAGTCTAACACACTGAAGGTCTCCAGTTCAAGTTTGGGTGGCGGCATCTTGTATATTTTAATCTCTACAACATTAATTATCATTTTAGCAGACCATAATCATGACTTTTTCAACTTGTCTCTCAAAAAATCAGAGGCCTTATTTTCCAAGGTGCCACGTATTTAAAGTAGCACGTGCAAAATCTGCAGAGATGAAAAACAAGTCAAATCCAATCACTTACAAACATCACAATCTACTCACACGTATGCCTCATTTTCATTTGTTTTTCAGTTAAACAAATCCGTGTTTATCTTTCATTGATATGTttctcacattggattgttttttaTTCTCTTCTTGGGGTGAATTGATTCGTCATTTTTAATTTCTGACCTTGCTTGACATCGAGGTAGGAAATGGTGGAATTTTGTTGGATCTAACAATTCAGTAAAAAATGAGCGAAATTTTAAAATCAAGAACATCTACAAAATGGTTGATGGGAAATTCAGTTTGGTATAATTCGTAGTAGTGGCTCATATTTAATTAGTAAAGAATTTATCTAATAAATTACCATAAAAATTAAGAGTGTTACTCCTCTACTTCCAAGAACCTTGaactaataaataataaaaaatttctgAGGAGAAGGAAATATAAGAATGGCTGACAGTCCTGTAGTGGCTTGTCACTCTATGGAACACTGTTCAAAATTGTAGGAGGCCAAAATAATGAACAAACTGGTAATGTCTTAAATTTACTGTTTTAATATACTTGGTGGATATTTCGAGCAATGGATGAAACATTACATTTGTTGCTGCACCATGATATGTAATTGGAGTAAATCTTCAGTGTGTAGACAACATAAACCTTCTTTTCATTGTACTCTCTTCGTAGTCCAAATGTTTATTATTGTGATAAGTTCATGTTGTTGGATTTCCTTATATGCTCACTATTGGATGTACATGTTTGAGCAATGTTACTTATATAGGATCCAGATTTTTTTTTTGGAGTCATCAGATTTGCACAATTTTGTTTGGACTTTGTAATGTTCTCCTTTATATTCTAAACTCATTGCTTTAATAcccattgtttattttatttttttaattgattatatatttttaataaaagcTAAGCTCAAATTGAGAATGATTTATCATAGAAAGCAAAGACCATCACATGACCCAAAAAAGATAATAAAGGTCACCAATAGAAAGTGTTTTAATTACAAAAAGACTTTAGATACTCAGAGATCAAACTAAGAACCATATAAGTCATAGTGTAGCAATCAAAGACATAGAGATCAGACTGGTGTTGTTGCATCATTATCAGGTTTGGAAAGTGCTAAAAGCATGAGTTGACATTGATTTACAGTTACAATAAGCATGTGTACAACCCCGAAGACACTCAGAACACCACATGCATCAAGGACTCACAGTGAAAAAGACAAAGGGGAGAGCATTATCACAGTCAATAAAAGATGCATACGAATTCACAAAAAACTCAAAAGAGTATTCAGTAATGACATGACAATATTTGCATCAGACGAGCGGTGCTATCATGTTAGAGGAACACCATGAGACAGCTAAGAGACTTCATAGATAGAGATTGAAATAAAAGAAGAGATCAGTTAAATCATCAAAGAAGATTTTCACTGCCAACCATATTGAAAATACACAAAAGAAATAGTGGACACCATGTCAATAACAAGCCATTAGTCTTAGTTCTTTTGATAGTCAAAGGGTCACAGGCTACAGTCATCTCCAAAGCATTaatagaaaagaaaaatacaaaggaaatcaCAGTCCTAAAGTCATAGAGACAGTCACATGCATTTTTCACAAAGAATTAGAAAGGTTTTTGTCCTTGAGATCTATGATTTCAATCCAATAAGCACAATAATTTCTCTAAAAGCAGTGATCATAGGAACAATGAATATAATCAAGCATAGAAACTTTACAACAAAAAGAatattcattgtattgatgaaTATCATGCCAAAAGTGTAGCTACAGTATCCCTGTCGCAGTGCATATATCCAAAACCCCTTAAAGTGATCATGGTGATCAAATAATGTCATCCTTAGATGAAATTTCATCATTTGATGGCATAAATACCCCATCATTAATGGGCCCTAAATCTACAAATAAATTAATACTAGTGTTTTCATGGTCTTCATCACTTTCAACcataggcaaaggaaaatcaataAATTCATCATCTTCATGGACTTGATGCTCATGTGGTTGCTCATGTCCTTCGAACACTTCAATAAACTCATCATGATCTTCATCCTGGTCATACGCATCATTGACAATAAAATTTTCATCATCTCCATCTACGCTATTTTCATCATCAGGGAGGAATTCTgcatcttcttcattgtcttcaacaTATGTTACTCTTCGTCCTCTTGGATCATAATCAATAACAAATGACCAACGAGGTGGTTCTAAATTTGGAATGAGAAATATTTGGTCACATTGGTTTGGAAACACATAAGGTTCAGAAGTGGCTTCAAACCTAGATGTATTGATTATATGGAATCCATTGTTGTGCATAAAGATAGTTTTTTCTTCACCCACTTTGATAAGCTTGTACCattcaacatgaaaaataacttTCTTGAAAGACATAAAATCAAGCTCTATAATATCCTCCAGCACTCCATAATAGCGAAGTGTGCTTGTGATTGGTTGTCTATCATTGCATGTGAACGGCATTCTACCTCAAATGATGTTGAAACTCCACAATCataagtttgtctcttttcatcaacctTTTTGATGCGAAAGTGATGACCAAAATTCCACATTCCTTTGTAATATGTTACCTAATTTCATATAAATATTAGATAATTAGATTTGAGAATACAAAAGTTAAaagataatttattaaatatctccaatATGTTACTATATATGTATCACCTCCCCATTTATAGATCCTTTCACGAAATCCAGTTGTTGTGTCACTCTATTTCTCCCTTTTGTTGCCTCGTGTTCAATATTAGTCTTTAGCCAATTCCATGAGCATCTCTCTGGCCATTTTTTTTTATGGCTTGCAGGCAATCCTCGAACAGTGTTTTGaccatgtatattatatatattggCCCATGCCTTTTCATCCTCTACTTTCTTTTGTTCAGTGTACTTCTCCATCCTTCTCCATCCATTCCAACATAAAGTCAGAATTGTATGTAACATACAAATATAATGCTTCCCACTCCTTATAGCATATATGAAGAAAATAGAATTGTTCAatgaattaataattatttaaaagcatgtattataaaatttaagataaaaaCAACTACTTCCAACATTTTTGTATACCTTTTATCCCCTTTGAAGTCCCTTGACCCTCTAATTTTTCTCCTTCAAATGATTGAGGTTGGTTATAATTCCATAATCACAGAGCTTCGAGATGCAATTGAGGTAAGTACTCACTCAAATGAACCATTGATTGGAAAACCATGTGCCCCTCAACCATGGACCCTTCTGGACAAGCCTTTTGCCTAACAAATTGTTTTAAAACCTTCATATATCTCTCCACAAGCCACATTGTTCGAATATGAATAGGACCATACTGTTCAATCTCTTCTACTAGGTGTAAAAGGTAGTACTCTTGAGAATTAAAAAAGCTTGGAGGGAAGCACATTTGAATATCacacatcaaaagtgaaacatTCATTTTCCAATACTTCAAGTCATCCGGATGTATCTCTTTAGATGAGACCCACCTACAAGTATTAACATGTATTACAATAAAGAGTTATGATTACTTCAAGACTATAAGTCATGGAAGAGTACGAATGATTGATTCAAAATACCTCAAATATTTGGATAGTTTGTAAATAGTTAACCTAACATCACGATCAAAAGTGCTTGGTATTGCTGCAGGCAACACATACTGCATGACCATTATCAAATAACAATGTTAAAAATATACATGAATTGATATTATCACTaggatatataaatttataattatgttTCCAACAAATCAAATGTACTACAAAATTACCTTTATCCAATTGtgccaatcatgtgtttttagGCCCGAGAACTCTGATCCATCTCTTGTGAATAAGTTTTTTAATGTTGCACCAAAGCCAAAAGGAAATCTTATGCTTTTCATTGTAtcaatgatgttttctttctcctttGATGTAAAATTCCGCGGAGCATGATTATATGAGTTGTTTTCATGCAACCACATGTTCGGCATGACATTGGCAACTTGGAGATCCTTTCGTAACTTTATTTGTGCTTCAAGGTTGGTTCCATTTAGATGTTTCCACAAGCACTCTTGCCACATTTTTCCCGATGTGCATAGTATCAAATAGTTGAGCTATTGGCAAGTTCTCATAATAGTCTAATTTGTAGAAAATAGAGAGTCTTTTCATTCCTCGTGGAAAGTCTGCCACTTCTTTTCTATCATACAATGCTTTCCATCTAGCAGGGTTCATCCTTCTTGGCTTCCTCATTTCCACTTCCTTTCCATTGAAGTTATTTTTCTCACGCACTCGATAGCGATGATTTTGTGGTAAGAATTGTCTATACTCATCATATACAGTTTTATTGAGATCCTTTGACTGCCTATACAACATTTTTGCCCACATGATGGACAACCATGTTTCCCCTTTGTTTGTAGCCCTGCAATAAGAATGGAAACCACATTTACTAAATGTTACAATGGACACAATAATTACAAATGTAATTTACAATATATTGCCACAACAAATAGAGAGCCtcggggcatcatgaattgtccagaTAAGCATAGCATGAAAGAGGACGTTTCTATCATTGACAGGTCTTGATACATCAAGCATATTTACACCATCCCATAATTCACGAAGCTCATCAATGAGGGGCTCCATGTACACATCCATATCCTTTCCCTGATACTTTCCTAAGTAAACAAAAAGTTTTTTATCAGGGTTTTAactgaattaaaatattttaatataatcttCAAGAAATCACTGCATTCATATATTCTAGTACCTGGTATGATAAGAGTTAACATTGCATGCTCCTTTTTCATTGCCATCCAAGGGGGAAGATTGTTGTTAATAATTACAACTGGCCAAACAGAATATGTTGTTCTAAGATCTCGAAAAGGATTTACACCATCCATTGCCAGAGAAATTCTTGCATTCCTTGGCTCATTTCTTAAATGTGGCCATTTTTCCTAAATCTCTTTCCAATGTTTGCTATCCATGGCCATACGCATGACACCATCTTGGATCCTCCCATGTGCATGATAATCCATATATTTTGCCAACTCTTTGCATTTGAACATCCTCTCGAACCTTGGCTTTAGTGGAATGTATCGTAGTACTTTATAAGGAACCTTCTTGGATACTTGATCTTGACGATATCTACCTATGTGACACACTGGGCATTGCAGCAAATTTGCATTCCTTCCATAGTACAATATATGGTCATTTGGACGTGCATCATATGTATtgtactccattccaatatctttcattacTGAAGATACTTCTCTATGTGAATGGGGCAGCTTATTGTGCTTTGGAAGTATTTTGTTTGCCAAAAGCCTACATGACGCAACATATGATTTTTATAAGATAAGTATacacattattaaaaaaaaattaagatatcGGGAGCATTAATTTATACGAATATCGAATGCTACCTTAATATATCAGTAAGGCATGTATTTGTCAATCCATGTGTAACCTTCAAATTCAACAACAACATAAGTGTTGCCAATATAGAAGTATCTGCATTTGAAAAAAGAGGCATCCTAGCCAATTGAGATAGGGGGGAATCAATAACTTCTTCAAAAGATGTGTAGAAGTCTTTGATGAATTCATCAACACCAACCTCATTTATCTGTGAAGTGGCTTCATCCATAAATGtgtcttgttcttcatcttcagaGTGGCTATCATCGGTGACATCCGTTGGTTCTTCAGGAATATTGTGAACTGGAAGCGGCTTTTTATCAAAAAACCAAttgaaatgatcaataataatgtaTTGAATAATGCGAACCTTTATTTATTATAAGAATAATAATTTGTTAATTATAGTGTACCTCTTCTATATAAACCCCATAGTTCAATCTATGGATACCAACAAGTCGCCGCTTCTTTAGTTTCCTATTTTGGCACCTATTGCAAGTGCAATATATCATTTCGTTTAAGTATTCATTTGTCCCTGGAGCAGGTCTTGCTGCTCACTCATCTGaatattcagatgatgatgatgtgttATTTCCCTGAATGCACCATGTACTATCAACAATAAGAGTATGACTTATAACTCGAGTATTActtttttttgaagagaacatgACTCTTAGGTGCAAGATATGTTATAGCTTAAGAAATTTGAAACTTCGAAAACATGGCTTTAAGGTGAGATACACAAAACTGGAAATAAGCTCTCTTAGGCTTGGGTAGTGAGACTCTAAAGTAGACCTCATCGTATCTATGCTTATATTATTAAACATAAATAATAGCATGTCAATAGTCAAAAGCCAATACTCCTGAAATCAGGTAAGGAACAATCTACATTAACAGTATCAGGGCACACTTGGAGCAAGAGGACAAGTATCCTATGTTCTCTAGATGAAATCTGATCTAAaaaagaatgtctaccaagtatcatGTGAAACAtgaaaaaccatatatatatacaaCTGCACAGACACATTTATGAAGTTGTTAAGATCCTATCACCAAAGCCTTTTGTTATCTATACAATGTAAAGAAGGATGCTTTCTCTTGAACAACATTCGAGATAGAATA contains:
- the LOC131067701 gene encoding uncharacterized protein LOC131067701 isoform X2, with the protein product MMVHEAISKVTPSSMNLVGMKDPVVPSNSSNVMLEDISRITPTNTNVPDVGSVRILPPTTRQVSLRSLIDSQSRILRLLPDTPENFPLRQEIIVQIQLWERELLESAGPTSDEQEINDKVIDAPIGESTSTPKTTTISSVTTKGTQEVTILLTSEGNVLKDEVGLKFFHFIFHRAEQ
- the LOC131067701 gene encoding uncharacterized protein LOC131067701 isoform X1, coding for MWQECLWKHLNGTNLEAQIKLRKDLQVANVMPNMWLHENNSYNHAPRNFTSKEKENIIDTMKSIRFPFGFGATLKNLFTRDGSEFSGLKTHDWHNWIKAISKVTPSSMNLVGMKDPVVPSNSSNVMLEDISRITPTNTNVPDVGSVRILPPTTRQVSLRSLIDSQSRILRLLPDTPENFPLRQEIIVQIQLWERELLESAGPTSDEQEINDKVIDAPIGESTSTPKTTTISSVTTKGTQEVTILLTSEGNVLKDEVGLKFFHFIFHRAEQ